From Marinobacter sp. F4206, the proteins below share one genomic window:
- the mtnC gene encoding acireductone synthase, protein MIRIVLTDIEGTTSSISFVHDVLFPYASEHLPAFVREHHEDSPAVAEQLDAVAQKANVDRSDIEALIDTLQTWIREDRKETPLKALQGMVWEQGYQQGEIKGHIYDDAADYLQRWHDRGLRLFVYSSGSVKAQQLIFGFTTAGDFTPYFSGYFDTRIGGKKEADSYRAILSELGVEPKTVLFLSDVEAELEAAEAAGMKTAWLVRDGDLPETGRFVARDFSEVDPLLRKR, encoded by the coding sequence ATGATCCGGATTGTCCTGACCGATATCGAGGGGACAACGAGCTCGATCTCCTTTGTTCACGACGTGCTGTTTCCCTATGCCAGCGAGCATCTCCCGGCGTTCGTCCGGGAGCACCATGAGGACAGCCCCGCTGTGGCTGAGCAGCTGGATGCGGTGGCACAAAAGGCCAATGTTGATCGCAGCGATATCGAGGCGCTGATAGACACCCTGCAGACCTGGATCCGGGAAGACCGCAAAGAAACTCCATTGAAAGCCCTTCAGGGTATGGTCTGGGAGCAAGGCTACCAGCAGGGAGAGATCAAGGGACACATATACGACGACGCTGCCGACTACCTGCAGCGTTGGCATGATCGGGGTTTACGTCTGTTCGTATACTCCTCCGGATCGGTCAAGGCCCAGCAGCTGATCTTCGGATTCACCACGGCCGGAGACTTCACCCCGTACTTTTCCGGGTATTTCGACACCCGGATCGGCGGCAAGAAAGAGGCCGACTCTTATCGGGCGATCCTGAGTGAGCTGGGGGTGGAGCCCAAGACGGTTCTGTTCCTGTCCGATGTCGAGGCGGAGCTGGAGGCGGCTGAGGCGGCTGGAATGAAAACGGCCTGGCTGGTGCGTGACGGCGACCTGCCTGAAACCGGCCGGTTCGTGGCCCGTGATTTTTCGGAGGTGGATCCCCTGCTGCGCAAGCGGTAA
- a CDS encoding GspE/PulE family protein, which produces MSDTHTPERAQKPTVPAHSTLTLRDVCTALVTSGEISQDDAERVLTANLGAASGTGQAAKRHPLELVAIAGLTSLKTDRTLDLDRLTLWLADWAGQTYYHIDPLKIDAPAIAKVMSYAFAQRHGILAVEIQQDEVLVASPEPFKSDWESNLRQALRKDIRRVVANPEDIRRYTVEFYQLANSVSKAGGSQSPGAGGNQNFEQLLDLGTSENPDANDQHVVKIVDWLLQYAFDQRASDIHIEPRRAVTQVRFRIDGVLHNVYEFPEHVGVAVTSRLKILGRLNVAEKRRPQDGRIKTRKPDNREVELRLATMPTAFGEKMVMRIFDPDVLLKSYEQLGFGKDDRERWQAITSHPHGIVLVTGPTGSGKTTTLYSTLKQVASPELNVCTIEDPIEMVEPAFNQMQVQNNIDLTFAAGVRALLRQDPDIIMIGEIRDLETAEMAVQAALTGHLVLSTLHTNDAPSAITRLMELGIPPYLIRATVLGVMAQRLTRTLCPHCKAPGPADEQAWQTLTRPWKAPVPKQFYHPVGCLECRNTGYLGRAGVYEIMSLSGTLTRQITDRCELEQLRLDAYKEGMKSLRLSGAQKVAAGQTTVEEILRVTPESQR; this is translated from the coding sequence ATGTCTGACACCCACACGCCTGAGCGTGCTCAAAAACCGACGGTACCCGCGCACAGCACACTGACCCTGAGAGACGTGTGCACGGCGCTGGTTACCAGCGGGGAAATCAGTCAGGACGACGCCGAACGGGTTTTGACGGCCAACCTCGGCGCCGCCTCCGGCACTGGCCAGGCGGCAAAACGCCATCCGCTGGAGCTGGTTGCCATCGCAGGCCTCACCAGCCTGAAAACCGACCGGACCCTGGATCTTGACCGCCTGACCCTGTGGCTCGCGGACTGGGCGGGGCAGACCTATTACCATATCGATCCGCTGAAAATTGATGCCCCCGCGATCGCCAAAGTCATGTCGTATGCGTTCGCCCAGCGCCATGGCATTCTCGCCGTGGAAATCCAGCAGGATGAAGTTCTGGTCGCCAGCCCCGAGCCATTCAAAAGCGACTGGGAGAGCAATCTGCGCCAGGCCCTGCGCAAAGATATTCGTCGAGTGGTCGCCAACCCCGAGGACATCCGGCGTTACACGGTTGAATTCTACCAACTGGCCAACTCCGTCAGTAAGGCGGGCGGTAGCCAGTCACCCGGCGCCGGTGGTAACCAGAATTTCGAGCAGCTGCTGGACCTGGGCACCTCCGAAAACCCCGACGCCAACGATCAGCATGTGGTCAAGATCGTCGACTGGCTGCTTCAGTACGCCTTCGACCAGCGGGCATCGGACATCCACATCGAGCCCCGACGGGCCGTTACCCAGGTCCGCTTTCGGATCGACGGAGTTCTGCACAACGTCTACGAATTTCCGGAACACGTGGGCGTGGCCGTCACCAGCCGCCTGAAAATTCTGGGCCGCCTGAATGTTGCCGAGAAACGGCGGCCACAGGACGGCCGGATCAAGACCAGAAAGCCCGACAATCGTGAGGTGGAACTGCGGCTGGCCACCATGCCGACTGCGTTTGGCGAGAAGATGGTGATGCGGATATTCGATCCGGACGTTCTACTGAAATCCTACGAGCAGCTCGGTTTCGGCAAGGATGACCGGGAACGCTGGCAAGCCATCACTTCTCACCCCCATGGCATTGTCCTGGTCACCGGCCCCACCGGCTCCGGCAAAACCACCACACTCTACTCCACGCTCAAGCAGGTGGCTTCGCCAGAACTGAACGTCTGCACCATTGAAGACCCAATCGAGATGGTGGAACCGGCGTTCAACCAGATGCAGGTTCAGAACAACATTGATCTGACGTTCGCGGCGGGGGTTCGGGCGCTGTTGCGGCAGGATCCGGACATCATCATGATCGGCGAGATCCGGGATCTGGAAACCGCAGAGATGGCCGTGCAGGCTGCACTTACCGGCCACCTCGTGCTTTCCACGCTGCACACCAACGACGCCCCCAGCGCGATCACCCGACTGATGGAACTGGGCATTCCTCCCTACCTGATTCGCGCCACCGTTCTCGGCGTCATGGCCCAGCGCCTGACCCGCACCCTGTGCCCGCACTGCAAGGCACCCGGGCCTGCAGACGAACAGGCCTGGCAGACCCTGACCCGGCCCTGGAAGGCACCGGTTCCCAAACAGTTCTATCATCCGGTGGGCTGCCTGGAATGCCGGAATACCGGTTATCTCGGTCGTGCCGGCGTCTACGAGATCATGAGTCTGTCCGGCACCCTGACCCGGCAGATCACCGACCGATGCGAGCTTGAACAGTTGCGACTGGATGCCTATAAGGAAGGCATGAAATCGCTGAGACTCAGCGGTGCCCAGAAGGTTGCGGCGGGACAAACGACAGTCGAGGAGATTCTCCGGGTAACCCCGGAAAGCCAGCGGTGA
- a CDS encoding XdhC family protein, protein MAGESIPATGRASVILDVAAWLDQGERVWLCTIVETWGSSPRPVGSWLAISASGRWSGSVSGGCLEEDLLRRTASSGPTKPVAIDYGITDDDRDQFQLPCGGRIRLLVEPLQSAEAENHVAALALALKQRRPVTRRVRLDAAPELVSLTGPSPSSLTFDGDQLEHVLQPECRLLLIGAGEVARYVADFAAAADFEVTLCEPRDAFAEGWGYPHIPLERALPDDLIGQRFNDPWSGVLALAHDPRIDDMGLLAALASRAFYVGAMGSRKTSEARRERLASLGLDQLALDRLRAPIGVDIPSKTPAEIAISVVADVIAARHHLRAALPSL, encoded by the coding sequence ATGGCCGGTGAGAGCATACCGGCAACCGGCCGCGCCTCGGTCATCCTCGATGTTGCGGCCTGGCTGGATCAGGGCGAGCGGGTCTGGCTCTGCACCATCGTCGAAACCTGGGGCTCGTCGCCCCGGCCTGTCGGATCCTGGCTCGCAATCAGTGCGTCCGGGCGCTGGAGTGGGTCGGTCTCCGGCGGCTGCCTCGAGGAGGACTTGCTGCGTCGTACCGCCAGTAGTGGTCCCACGAAGCCGGTGGCGATTGATTACGGCATTACCGATGACGATCGCGACCAGTTCCAGTTGCCCTGTGGCGGCAGGATTCGCCTCTTGGTGGAGCCTCTCCAGAGCGCCGAGGCGGAAAATCATGTTGCCGCCCTGGCATTGGCCCTGAAACAGCGCAGGCCTGTGACGCGCCGCGTTCGTCTGGATGCTGCGCCGGAACTGGTCTCCTTGACGGGCCCGTCCCCCTCATCCCTGACCTTCGATGGCGATCAGCTCGAGCATGTACTGCAGCCCGAGTGCCGATTGTTGCTGATTGGTGCCGGGGAGGTGGCTCGCTATGTTGCGGACTTTGCGGCAGCGGCCGATTTCGAAGTAACCCTGTGCGAACCACGGGACGCCTTTGCCGAGGGCTGGGGGTACCCGCACATACCCCTGGAGCGTGCCTTGCCGGATGATCTGATCGGTCAGCGTTTCAATGATCCCTGGTCCGGGGTGCTTGCCCTGGCTCACGATCCCCGGATTGACGACATGGGTCTGCTGGCGGCACTGGCATCACGGGCCTTCTACGTCGGGGCCATGGGGTCCCGGAAGACCTCGGAAGCCCGTCGGGAGCGGCTTGCCTCCCTCGGGCTTGATCAGCTGGCCCTGGATCGGCTGCGCGCGCCCATCGGGGTCGATATTCCCAGCAAGACACCCGCGGAAATTGCGATCTCCGTGGTCGCCGACGTGATCGCAGCGCGACACCATTTGCGGGCTGCTTTACCATCCCTATAA
- a CDS encoding methylthioribulose 1-phosphate dehydratase, which produces MFDVTRYAVAADAIVEAGRFLYQRGWSPATSSNYSARIDERHIAITVSGRHKGELGAGDVMVVDLAGQPVQSDCRSSAETRLHTVLYEVFPDVGAVLHTHSVKATVLSRLLPAGQPLVLEGYELQKAFSGVQTHESQLAVPVFDNTQDIDALARDTKTWFTDHPEQPGYLIRGHGLYTWGKTMADCLRHVEAFEFLFECELETMRVRP; this is translated from the coding sequence GTGTTTGATGTAACCCGATACGCCGTCGCGGCGGACGCCATTGTTGAAGCTGGACGCTTCCTGTACCAACGGGGCTGGTCGCCGGCTACCAGCAGTAACTACTCGGCTCGAATCGACGAACGACACATCGCCATCACCGTATCCGGACGTCACAAGGGTGAGCTGGGCGCGGGCGATGTCATGGTGGTGGATCTCGCCGGGCAGCCGGTCCAGAGCGATTGCCGCTCGTCGGCGGAAACCCGGCTTCATACGGTACTCTATGAGGTATTTCCCGACGTGGGCGCAGTGCTCCACACCCACTCGGTCAAGGCCACGGTGCTGAGCCGATTGCTGCCCGCGGGTCAGCCATTGGTGCTGGAGGGGTACGAGCTGCAAAAGGCGTTCAGTGGTGTGCAGACCCACGAATCCCAGTTGGCCGTCCCCGTTTTCGACAATACCCAGGACATCGATGCCCTCGCCAGAGACACCAAAACCTGGTTCACAGACCATCCGGAGCAACCGGGTTATCTGATACGCGGCCACGGTCTCTATACCTGGGGCAAAACCATGGCGGACTGCCTTCGCCATGTAGAAGCCTTTGAATTCCTGTTTGAATGTGAACTTGAAACCATGAGGGTTCGCCCATGA
- the smrA gene encoding DNA endonuclease SmrA codes for MTTKEERQSFLEEMKDVRRIKKPNRAEVQAPRELTPGHLERQRAAVEKVIRDKNPLTSDMVEPLTAHDVLAWQRPGIQHGVFRKLRLGQYPIEARLDLHRMTVEQARREVFAFVGDCVRYGLRSVIILHGKGERNPDGIAQLKSYLAKWLPELDDVLAFHSAQKHHGGTGAVYVMVRKSERDKQHNREVHGSR; via the coding sequence ATGACCACGAAAGAAGAACGCCAGAGCTTCCTGGAAGAAATGAAGGATGTTCGGCGTATAAAAAAGCCCAATCGCGCCGAAGTCCAGGCACCCCGGGAGCTTACCCCCGGCCATCTGGAGCGCCAGCGTGCGGCGGTTGAAAAGGTGATCAGGGACAAGAACCCCCTGACGTCCGACATGGTGGAGCCCCTGACTGCCCATGATGTTCTGGCCTGGCAGCGACCAGGTATCCAGCACGGCGTGTTTCGCAAGCTGCGGCTGGGCCAGTACCCGATCGAGGCCCGGCTTGATCTGCATCGGATGACAGTTGAACAAGCCCGCCGGGAAGTGTTCGCGTTCGTGGGAGACTGCGTCCGGTATGGGCTGCGTTCAGTGATCATTCTGCACGGAAAGGGCGAGCGCAATCCCGATGGTATCGCACAGCTGAAGAGCTATTTGGCGAAGTGGCTCCCCGAACTCGACGATGTGCTGGCTTTCCATTCGGCCCAGAAACACCATGGCGGCACCGGTGCCGTGTATGTCATGGTTCGAAAGAGTGAACGGGACAAGCAACATAATCGTGAAGTTCACGGGAGTCGGTAA
- a CDS encoding membrane lipoprotein lipid attachment site-containing protein: MKKILLIVCSVVALAGCKDRVIWNDNGKLEGATENREVWNSNGQMDSGERKIWVDKEGKEVIK; encoded by the coding sequence GTGAAAAAGATTTTGTTGATCGTGTGTTCGGTAGTTGCATTGGCTGGCTGTAAGGATCGCGTCATCTGGAATGACAATGGCAAGCTTGAGGGCGCCACCGAAAACCGTGAGGTCTGGAATTCCAATGGCCAGATGGACTCCGGAGAACGCAAAATCTGGGTCGATAAGGAAGGCAAGGAAGTCATCAAGTAA
- the wrbA gene encoding NAD(P)H:quinone oxidoreductase, translating into MAEQAPYILILFYSRNGQTTELATQIGRGVARVAGIEARVRTVPPVSPDTDASLPPVPDSGAPYATKSDLAHCAGLALGSPTRFGNMAAPLKHFLDTTGDLWLSGALSGKPAGAFTSTGSLHGGQESTLLTMMIPLLHHGMVLCGLPYTEKALGETETGGTPYGPSHWAGTGEQLPVSPHEKALCQALGERLARFALKLSA; encoded by the coding sequence ATGGCCGAACAGGCGCCGTATATCCTGATCCTGTTTTACAGCCGGAACGGCCAAACCACCGAACTGGCAACCCAGATCGGTCGGGGAGTGGCCCGGGTTGCCGGTATCGAGGCCCGCGTACGAACCGTGCCGCCGGTATCGCCGGATACCGACGCGTCACTGCCTCCTGTGCCCGACAGTGGCGCGCCTTATGCCACCAAATCAGACCTCGCCCACTGTGCCGGGCTGGCACTGGGCAGCCCGACCCGCTTTGGCAACATGGCGGCACCCCTGAAGCACTTTCTCGATACCACCGGCGACCTCTGGCTCAGTGGCGCCTTGTCGGGAAAACCGGCTGGCGCCTTCACCTCAACCGGAAGTCTCCATGGCGGTCAGGAAAGCACCCTGTTGACCATGATGATCCCCCTGCTGCACCACGGCATGGTGCTATGCGGCCTGCCCTACACCGAAAAAGCGCTCGGTGAGACGGAAACCGGGGGGACACCCTATGGACCCAGTCACTGGGCGGGCACCGGCGAGCAATTACCCGTCAGTCCCCATGAAAAAGCCCTGTGTCAGGCCCTGGGTGAGCGTCTGGCCCGTTTCGCACTCAAACTGTCCGCCTGA
- a CDS encoding acireductone dioxygenase, with protein MTTLSIFNQSQPETAHTVTENPSEIRELLAKQGIRFEQWPTRYLPAEASQDDILEAYQEEVAALKAESGFQTADVISLNPDNPQKDAFRQKFLDEHTHSEDEVRFFVRGQGLFYLHLGDEVFAVLCQKNDLISVPNGTRHWFDMGPEPRFTCIRLFTNPEGWVADFTGEDIAGHLPRYEALAGAAG; from the coding sequence ATGACTACCTTGAGTATTTTTAACCAGAGCCAGCCAGAGACGGCTCATACGGTCACTGAAAACCCGTCGGAAATTCGGGAGCTATTGGCGAAGCAGGGCATTCGCTTTGAGCAGTGGCCGACCCGGTATCTTCCGGCGGAAGCCTCTCAGGACGACATTCTGGAGGCTTATCAGGAGGAAGTGGCCGCGCTGAAAGCCGAGAGTGGGTTTCAGACCGCCGATGTGATCAGCCTGAACCCGGACAATCCGCAAAAAGACGCGTTTCGCCAGAAATTCCTGGACGAGCACACCCACAGCGAGGACGAAGTCCGGTTCTTCGTGCGCGGGCAGGGGCTGTTCTATCTGCACCTGGGCGACGAGGTGTTTGCCGTTCTGTGTCAGAAAAACGATCTGATCAGCGTACCAAACGGCACCCGGCACTGGTTCGACATGGGGCCCGAACCGCGGTTTACCTGTATCCGCCTGTTCACCAATCCCGAAGGCTGGGTGGCGGACTTTACCGGTGAAGATATCGCAGGGCATTTGCCGCGTTATGAAGCACTGGCAGGAGCTGCCGGATGA
- a CDS encoding DUF2069 domain-containing protein: protein MLHNPKARNTARLTILLYLGVLATLLVTTFYPAPVEGVSVPLMLTVKLLPLLAFAVPVFRGHNRGYIWLAFVVIFYFTQAVVSAWLSEGAAGPVLLTVLTFLLFTVAMIHLKVNRPVAD from the coding sequence ATGCTTCACAACCCCAAAGCCCGGAACACAGCCCGGCTGACCATCCTGCTTTATCTGGGCGTGCTGGCTACGCTGCTGGTCACCACATTTTATCCCGCCCCTGTGGAGGGCGTCTCAGTTCCGCTGATGCTGACGGTTAAACTGTTGCCACTACTGGCCTTCGCCGTTCCGGTGTTCCGTGGTCACAACCGGGGTTACATCTGGCTGGCCTTTGTGGTCATCTTCTACTTCACCCAGGCGGTGGTTTCCGCCTGGTTGAGCGAAGGCGCCGCCGGGCCGGTTCTGCTCACCGTGCTGACGTTCCTGCTGTTCACTGTGGCCATGATTCACCTGAAAGTGAACCGGCCAGTTGCAGACTGA
- a CDS encoding DUF3080 domain-containing protein: MPGVRWIRILVSGLFLALLSGCNPFSEARPMMDEYVERVARVLETEPGVTAIESPSQIPRRRNRVLPMPELDMGMLDFLSLYGCELQFVVGEKNSVMGKVMQPLNRLRYELRFIEAAQDCLPETDDEELVEALEEAIESKRESLPIAIWNATWGVEEIETLFTLAKGYYPVSPKGNPVSDLALDANELKNAVVALRSGTLEVSLEFAGSVQQRWQAEYRAGQLINSAALLKTRLDDATALIQGRVNGRPLCLNGKPNNQSEIVQSMFFSVYIEKIQPYMSDVRRARMTLIEPLAALAGEQRSVMPSAFESWYQRHLSQVAENSLWRELDEAMSRHTRAWQNLLGQCGLRPGA; encoded by the coding sequence ATGCCCGGTGTCAGATGGATCAGGATACTCGTTTCGGGCCTGTTTCTGGCACTTCTGAGCGGGTGCAATCCCTTCTCTGAAGCCCGTCCGATGATGGATGAATACGTTGAGCGGGTCGCCCGGGTTCTGGAAACGGAGCCCGGGGTCACCGCCATTGAGTCTCCCTCGCAAATCCCCAGACGCCGCAATCGGGTCCTGCCCATGCCGGAGCTGGATATGGGCATGCTGGACTTTCTGTCCCTGTATGGCTGTGAGTTGCAGTTCGTGGTGGGCGAGAAGAACTCGGTCATGGGCAAGGTCATGCAACCGTTGAACCGGTTACGTTACGAACTCCGGTTTATCGAGGCGGCCCAGGACTGCTTGCCCGAAACGGACGACGAAGAGTTGGTGGAGGCCCTGGAAGAGGCGATAGAAAGCAAGCGGGAATCCTTGCCCATTGCGATCTGGAATGCCACTTGGGGCGTCGAAGAAATCGAGACGCTGTTTACCCTGGCCAAGGGGTATTATCCCGTCTCGCCCAAGGGAAATCCGGTATCTGATCTGGCGCTTGATGCCAATGAGCTGAAAAACGCGGTGGTAGCCTTGCGGTCGGGGACGCTCGAGGTATCGTTGGAATTTGCCGGCTCCGTGCAACAGCGGTGGCAGGCGGAATACCGGGCCGGCCAGTTGATCAATAGCGCAGCCTTACTGAAAACCCGGCTTGATGATGCCACGGCCCTTATTCAGGGTCGGGTAAACGGACGTCCCTTGTGCCTGAACGGCAAGCCCAACAATCAGTCAGAGATCGTCCAGAGCATGTTCTTCAGCGTCTATATCGAAAAGATACAGCCGTATATGAGCGATGTGCGTCGGGCCCGGATGACCCTGATCGAGCCGCTTGCCGCGCTGGCCGGGGAGCAGCGGAGCGTTATGCCGTCGGCCTTCGAGAGCTGGTACCAACGGCATTTGTCCCAGGTTGCAGAAAATAGTCTCTGGCGGGAACTTGATGAGGCCATGTCACGCCATACCCGGGCCTGGCAGAACCTGCTTGGACAGTGTGGGTTACGGCCCGGCGCCTGA
- a CDS encoding xanthine dehydrogenase family protein molybdopterin-binding subunit, producing the protein MNRRDFLKVGVGASGSLMLSLSLPGCAGAQTGYQPETGEWKPDAWLELTRDDEIFFTLARVEMGQGTYTGLTTLIAEELGVEPDAITPRFAPAAPEYRNPLYKLQLTGGSTSVATSWEPLRTAGASARQMLVMAAARVWEVEVADCTVRDGQVVHPNGIDSMRFGQLVELASKEVIRGDVRLKPRSEWKYIGKRGGRLDAEAKSTGTAEYGIDVELPGMVYAVVTRAPRYGGRAHAFNAEEVRAMPGVVDVVEIERGVAVVADKYWRARKAQAKLIVEWDFSEALSVSTNEVFDAYRKAADENPGETERSEGDFDKAAGAAPTVLEVEYAQPYLAHATLEPMNATAWYRGDSVEIWAPTQAPDLGQIAAARATDLSPDDVTINTTFLGGGFGRRLTQDFIEEAAAVSYRTGKPVKVIWSREEDTRHDLYRPAMLHRMRASLSDGELTGWHHQIVGPQILDWYVRNAAPAQYPWAPKFMYDSLGSMGLMLEGIATPKDMSAIEGAVEYPYAVSNIDIRHTHTDPGVPVTWWRSVGYSHNGFAVETFMDELAHEAGEDPYQFRRKLLASEPRHREVLDRAARLAGWDQPVPEGRGRGIALFRSFGTFVAQVVEAGVENGAIRIYRVSAAVDCGQVVNPRIVEDQIEGGILFGLTAALYGEITLEEGEVQQSNFHDYQLMRQYERPDVAVELVDSEEPPTGVGEPGVPPVIPALGNALFALTGERQRSLPLKATA; encoded by the coding sequence ATGAACAGACGTGACTTCCTGAAAGTTGGTGTCGGCGCTTCTGGCAGCCTGATGCTCTCGCTTTCGTTGCCTGGCTGTGCCGGCGCCCAGACCGGGTATCAGCCTGAAACCGGCGAGTGGAAACCGGATGCCTGGCTTGAGCTGACCAGGGACGACGAAATCTTCTTTACCCTGGCGCGAGTGGAGATGGGGCAGGGAACCTACACGGGCCTGACAACCTTGATTGCCGAGGAACTTGGCGTCGAGCCGGATGCCATAACGCCACGGTTCGCGCCCGCGGCTCCGGAATACCGCAACCCCCTCTACAAGCTCCAGCTCACCGGTGGCAGCACCAGTGTTGCGACCAGCTGGGAGCCATTGAGGACCGCCGGCGCGTCGGCCAGGCAGATGCTGGTCATGGCCGCCGCACGGGTCTGGGAGGTCGAGGTCGCCGACTGCACCGTTCGCGACGGGCAGGTGGTGCATCCGAACGGAATCGACTCCATGCGCTTTGGCCAGTTGGTGGAGCTGGCGTCCAAAGAGGTTATTCGCGGCGATGTCCGGCTCAAGCCTCGCAGCGAGTGGAAGTATATTGGCAAGCGCGGCGGCCGGCTTGATGCCGAAGCCAAGTCTACGGGGACCGCCGAATACGGTATCGATGTCGAATTACCCGGCATGGTCTACGCGGTGGTGACCCGTGCTCCCCGTTACGGTGGTCGGGCCCATGCGTTCAACGCAGAGGAAGTTCGGGCCATGCCTGGCGTGGTTGACGTGGTGGAGATAGAGCGTGGCGTGGCTGTGGTCGCTGACAAATACTGGCGCGCCCGAAAGGCCCAGGCGAAATTGATCGTCGAATGGGATTTCTCAGAGGCCCTGTCGGTGTCCACCAACGAGGTGTTCGATGCCTACCGCAAAGCAGCAGACGAAAACCCGGGTGAGACCGAACGCAGCGAGGGTGATTTTGACAAGGCCGCCGGGGCCGCACCCACGGTACTCGAAGTGGAATACGCCCAGCCCTATCTGGCGCACGCCACCCTGGAACCGATGAATGCGACGGCCTGGTACCGGGGCGACAGTGTGGAGATCTGGGCACCGACCCAGGCGCCGGACCTGGGGCAGATTGCCGCGGCCCGGGCGACAGACCTGTCGCCGGATGACGTCACCATCAACACCACATTCCTGGGTGGTGGTTTCGGTCGCCGACTGACCCAGGATTTCATCGAAGAAGCCGCCGCAGTGTCATACCGCACCGGCAAGCCGGTAAAGGTCATCTGGTCCCGGGAGGAAGATACCCGCCACGATCTCTATCGCCCGGCGATGCTGCACCGTATGAGAGCGTCGCTCTCGGATGGGGAGCTGACTGGCTGGCACCATCAGATTGTTGGCCCCCAGATTCTGGACTGGTACGTGCGCAACGCGGCGCCGGCCCAGTACCCGTGGGCGCCCAAGTTCATGTACGACAGCCTTGGTTCGATGGGACTGATGCTGGAGGGCATCGCTACGCCCAAAGACATGTCGGCCATTGAAGGGGCGGTCGAATACCCCTACGCGGTCAGCAACATCGATATTCGTCATACCCACACGGATCCGGGGGTGCCGGTTACCTGGTGGCGTTCGGTGGGCTATTCCCATAATGGCTTTGCGGTTGAAACCTTCATGGATGAGCTTGCTCATGAGGCCGGCGAGGATCCTTACCAGTTTCGCCGCAAGCTGCTGGCCTCCGAACCCCGTCATCGAGAGGTGCTTGATCGGGCCGCGCGGCTGGCGGGCTGGGACCAGCCGGTGCCGGAAGGTCGTGGGCGCGGAATCGCGCTGTTCCGGAGCTTCGGCACCTTTGTCGCCCAAGTGGTCGAGGCTGGTGTTGAGAACGGTGCCATTCGAATTTATCGGGTGTCTGCAGCCGTAGACTGCGGCCAGGTGGTGAATCCGCGAATCGTCGAGGACCAGATCGAAGGGGGGATCCTCTTTGGTTTGACCGCCGCCCTCTATGGTGAAATCACCCTGGAAGAGGGTGAGGTCCAGCAGAGCAACTTCCATGACTACCAACTGATGCGTCAATACGAGCGCCCGGACGTGGCGGTGGAGCTTGTTGACAGTGAGGAACCGCCAACCGGTGTCGGGGAGCCCGGTGTCCCGCCGGTTATTCCGGCGCTTGGTAACGCGCTTTTCGCGTTGACCGGTGAACGGCAGCGCAGCCTGCCGTTAAAGGCCACTGCCTGA
- a CDS encoding (2Fe-2S)-binding protein, with translation MALSLTVNGEQRSLEVEGDTPLLWVIRDELGLKGTKFGCGAGLCGACTVHLDGQPVRSCSTPLELAAGGQVTTIEGLGDRDRLHALQEAWIEQGVPQCGYCQSGQIMSAAHLLATNASPSRDDIIAAMTGNLCRCGTYSRIVAAVESVANATPSESKEGA, from the coding sequence ATGGCGTTGAGCCTGACAGTCAATGGCGAGCAACGTTCGCTGGAAGTCGAGGGGGATACTCCTCTTTTATGGGTCATCCGGGACGAACTGGGCCTCAAGGGCACCAAATTCGGATGTGGCGCGGGGCTCTGTGGCGCCTGCACCGTGCATCTTGATGGACAACCGGTGCGCTCCTGCTCCACGCCATTAGAACTGGCGGCTGGTGGCCAGGTAACGACCATTGAGGGGCTGGGCGACCGGGATCGCCTGCATGCCCTGCAAGAGGCCTGGATTGAACAGGGTGTGCCGCAATGCGGCTATTGCCAGTCAGGCCAGATCATGAGTGCCGCCCACCTGCTGGCTACCAATGCCAGCCCTTCCCGTGACGATATAATCGCGGCCATGACCGGTAATCTTTGCCGATGCGGCACCTATTCCCGCATAGTTGCCGCGGTTGAATCGGTTGCCAATGCCACGCCGTCCGAGTCGAAGGAGGGCGCGTAA